One Geitlerinema sp. PCC 9228 genomic window, CCATTCTCACCGACATTCATGAAAGCCATCAAGCGGCACCAGTAGCCGAAGTGGCTGACGTACTGCAAATTCCTGCCTTTCTCTGCCGCCAAACCGATTTGCTGCTAGCGGCTGCTGCGACTGACAGCGCCATCAATGTCAAAAAAGGGCAATTTCTCGCCCCTTGGGATATGCAAAACGTGGTCAACAAGCTAGTTGCTGGTGGTGCCAGTAATATTTTGCTGACCGAACGCGGTACCAGTTTCGGCTACAATACCCTGGTAGTGGATTTTCGTTCGCTACCGCAAATGCGCCAGTTGGGATATCCGGTGGTGTTTGACGCCACCCATAGCGTACAAATGCCGGGAGGGCAAGGAAAACATTCCGGCGGTCAGCGTCAGTTTGCGCCTTACCTAGCGCGCGCTGCTACTGCTGTAGGCGTGGATGCCTTGTTTATGGAAATCCACGAAAACCCCGATATTGCCCTTAGCGA contains:
- the kdsA gene encoding 3-deoxy-8-phosphooctulonate synthase gives rise to the protein MVRAQITDQIAVGDGLPLLLIGGPCVIESEDFTLRMADRIAQICDRLQIPFVFKSSFDKANRTSVDSFRGKPLEDGLKILQRVKEEVGVPILTDIHESHQAAPVAEVADVLQIPAFLCRQTDLLLAAAATDSAINVKKGQFLAPWDMQNVVNKLVAGGASNILLTERGTSFGYNTLVVDFRSLPQMRQLGYPVVFDATHSVQMPGGQGKHSGGQRQFAPYLARAATAVGVDALFMEIHENPDIALSDGPNMIPLAQLEGVLRPILEIRYALQAETDIPVLSS